Proteins from a single region of Gemmatimonadaceae bacterium:
- a CDS encoding nucleotidyltransferase family protein, translating to MTPSAPARADLRIDTASLYALLRLALGKSRAVDAIDWQAALAHAERERLIGVIWARSADSIRREAPADVSSAWQKRAVTAGLVLERQLDSLAAAIAALRSHGVSAVVLKGFPLAQRVYGDHTVRPVLDSDLYVPIEQRPDAAHALSEVGWRWTSGSAPEEERFECRVGAQTFVLEVHSSALDDPLLEHVQLPVEQRSLRVGGYDLPAHDGRFLPAYLAAHLAKHHEKPLLWAVDFFLLWSSLDEDGRCDALRAARAVGLGRHLAWAIRIAENIDACRFDRQRSAAAMRRLERSLGTTGNLRRLIRLVALSDSPRASLSVLAGRIWPLARRQGWRAAPGYFLRRGVAWLYRHVVFERSSSVEKAEAARQAIALSDVDCEGRLVSALGSASRAWLSPADGSMEPAIPRFAVARVVPLNGRGARRGDVIVRRDARG from the coding sequence CTCGGAAAGTCTCGAGCAGTCGACGCAATCGATTGGCAGGCGGCACTCGCGCACGCGGAACGAGAGCGGCTGATCGGCGTCATCTGGGCGCGCAGCGCTGACTCCATTCGTCGAGAAGCGCCCGCCGACGTGAGCTCAGCCTGGCAGAAACGCGCAGTAACGGCAGGGCTCGTTCTCGAGCGCCAACTCGATTCGCTCGCAGCGGCAATCGCCGCACTGCGCTCGCACGGGGTCTCTGCCGTCGTCCTCAAGGGCTTTCCGCTCGCCCAGCGAGTCTATGGGGATCACACGGTTCGGCCGGTCCTGGATTCCGATCTGTACGTACCCATAGAGCAACGCCCTGACGCCGCGCACGCGCTCAGTGAAGTTGGTTGGCGCTGGACGAGCGGATCTGCGCCGGAAGAGGAACGATTCGAGTGTCGGGTCGGTGCGCAGACATTCGTGCTCGAAGTACACTCCTCGGCGCTCGACGACCCGCTTCTCGAGCACGTCCAGCTGCCGGTGGAGCAACGGTCCTTACGTGTTGGCGGCTACGATCTTCCGGCGCACGACGGGCGATTTCTTCCCGCCTATCTCGCGGCTCACTTGGCAAAGCATCACGAGAAGCCGCTGCTCTGGGCGGTCGATTTCTTTTTGCTCTGGTCGTCGCTCGACGAGGACGGTCGATGTGACGCGCTGCGCGCGGCGCGCGCAGTTGGTCTGGGACGACACCTCGCATGGGCGATCCGGATCGCCGAGAACATCGACGCATGCCGCTTCGACCGCCAGCGCTCGGCCGCCGCGATGCGTCGACTCGAGCGGAGTCTCGGCACAACCGGCAACCTGCGTCGACTCATTCGCCTGGTTGCTCTCTCGGATTCGCCTCGCGCCTCGCTCAGCGTTCTCGCCGGCCGAATCTGGCCTCTCGCTCGGCGCCAGGGATGGCGTGCCGCGCCAGGATATTTTCTTCGCCGAGGCGTCGCGTGGCTGTACCGCCACGTGGTCTTCGAGCGCTCGTCCAGTGTGGAGAAGGCAGAAGCCGCGCGGCAGGCAATTGCGCTCTCTGACGTGGACTGTGAGGGCCGACTCGTTTCGGCGTTGGGATCCGCGTCTCGAGCGTGGTTGTCTCCGGCCGACGGCAGTATGGAGCCGGCGATCCCACGTTTCGCGGTTGCGCGGGTCGTACCGCTCAACGGGCGCGGTGCCAGGCGCGGTGACGTCATCGTCAGGCGCGACGCGCGGGG